From Solanum lycopersicum chromosome 8, SLM_r2.1, the proteins below share one genomic window:
- the LOC101246269 gene encoding putative late blight resistance protein homolog R1A-3 encodes MAAYSAVTSLMGTMHLISQSALDFHESNKECSKSLYEKVGSLLEFLDNSDNELMKDLQKKVKDVVNEVEDEVESQIVRIMEKDEHIQREANERLREILEQAIQDIYSVNQELIKQRNKNNNSLSGNLSIGGSTSPRSRVSTLENEMVGHINEQANMRRRLITGHSSQLEVISIAGMGGIGKSTFAKKLFSDPSVVGFFDVRGWITVSKDYSSRKMLISLLQDATGVKVEINPQYQEVEVINAELADRLQKSFKGKRYLIVVDDIWSTEAWDDISQWFPENNNRSRILLTTRSMEVARHASSPKNPFQMRFLDPEESWNLFCQKAFSKKDCPAEFESVGKVVVENCKGLPLMISVVAGSLSSKRTLNEWNEVAQSVSSLVNLDDYQRCSGVLALSYNHLPPDLKVCFLYFGVFKKASEISVENLIRLWMAEGLFKLRGIRDLEKEACSLLHDLIDRSLIVVCKHSLDGKIKTCRIHDLLHDLCLRESESESLLYVSNPSLSATNIPQDRRWVSFPQEPARDFFSLPFLTYGKIRSLHFLAVKPYNLEFELGLDRFKLIRVLDLLGSGVWHLPNGLSNLVSLRYLRAHCSGYPPIYKLRNLQSVSFRKVNKFQPIEFHLPDGTWKMSQLRHLDSASFYLCSPPKVDGNKYRVLENLQSVYGLRPVCCTKEMFEGIKKVKKLGICGRTGHFYDAPKCLDNLIYLPELEVLKILLYDAYGVDFLHKHPVPCVGSFPPNLKKLTLQGTHLLWSQLTIISKLPKLEVLQLKALLFFGDELGETVWEVSDMGFPKLRFLLVENKGLKNWNASDDSFPCLERVIIKNCRFLQEIPKGFSDSMTLKRIELWGCTPSLVNFAKEIQEEQEILGNNILQVYAYDTI; translated from the coding sequence ATGGCTGCTTACTCTGCTGTAACTTCTCTGATGGGAACAATGCACCTGATTTCGCAATCGGCCTTAGACTTTCATGAAAGTAACAAAGAATGTTCAAAATCACTCTACGAGAAGGTTGGTTCTCTGTTAGAGTTTCTTGACAATTCTGATAATGAACTGATGAAGGATCTGCAGAAAAAGGTGAAAGATGTAGTAAATGAAGTAGAAGATGAAGTCGAATCACAAATAGTGCGGATTATGGAGAAGGATGAACATATTCAAAGAGAGGCAAATGAGAGGCTTCGTGAGATCTTGGAACAAGCTATACAAGACATTTATTCTGTAAATCAAGAGCTCATCAAGCAGAGGAACAAGAATAACAATTCGCTATCTGGAAATCTTTCGATTGGTGGTTCTACTTCACCACGATCACGTGTTTCAACCCTTGAGAACGAAATGGTGGGACACATCAATGAACAAGCGAACATGCGGCGTCGGCTTATTACCGGGCACTCATCTCAACTGGAAGTCATCTCCATTGCTGGGATGGGAGGCATAGGCAAGTCAACTTTTGCCAAGAAGTTGTTTTCTGATCCCTCAGTTGTGGGATTCTTTGATGTTCGTGGATGGATTACTGTGTCCAAGGACTACAGCTCAAGAAAGATGCTCATATCCCTCCTTCAAGACGCAACTGGCGTGAAAGTAGAAATCAATCCCCAATATCAGGAGGTAGAAGTTATAAATGCAGAATTAGCAGATCGCTTGCAAAAAAGTTTCAAAGGTAAAAGGTATTTGATTGTTGTGGATGACATATGGAGCACGGAAGCCTGGGATGATATCAGTCAATGGTTTCCAGAAAACAACAATAGAAGCCGAATACTGTTGACTACTCGGAGCATGGAGGTTGCTCGACATGCTAGCTCTCCTAAAAATCCTTTTCAAATGCGTTTCCTAGATCCAGAAGAAAGTTGGAATTTGTTTTGCCAAAAGGCGTTCAGCAAAAAAGATTGTCCAGCTGAATTTGAGAGTGTTGGTAAGGTAGTTGTTGAAAATTGCAAAGGCTTGCCACTAATGATTTCTGTGGTTGCAGGGTCTCTTTCTAGCAAGAGGACGCTGAACGAGTGGAATGAAGTAGCTCAAAGTGTAAGCTCATTAGTAAACCTTGATGATTATCAACGTTGCTCAGGTGTGCTCGCTTTGAGCTACAATCATCTTCCTCCCGACTTGAAAGTTTGTTTTCTGTATTTCGGAGTTTTCAAAAAAGCTAGTGAAATTTCTGTGGAAAATTTGATCAGATTATGGATGGCAGAAGGACTCTTTAAGCTGAGGGGGATTAGGGATTTGGAAAAAGAGGCTTGTAGTCTACTACATGATCTTATTGATAGAAGTTTGATTGTTGTTTGCAAGCATAGTTTGGATGGCAAAATCAAGACATGTAGGATTCATGATCTTCTCCATGATTTATGCTTGAGAGAATCTGAAAGTGAGAGTCTTTTGTATGTTTCGAATCCCTCACTTTCAGCAACCAACATTCCTCAAGATCGCCGGTGGGTTTCATTTCCTCAAGAGCCAGCGcgagattttttttctcttccctTCCTTACTTATGGTAAAATACgttctcttcattttcttgcGGTAAAACCGTAcaatcttgaatttgaattaggaTTAGACCGTTTCAAACTTATTAGAGTGTTGGACTTGCTGGGATCGGGCGTGTGGCATTTACCTAACGGATTATCAAACCTAGTTTCCTTAAGGTATTTGAGGGCTCATTGCAGTGGGTATCCACCAATTTATAAACTTCGGAATCTACAGTCTGTTAGTTTTCGTAAGGTTAATAAGTTTCAACCCATTGAGTTTCACTTACCAGATGGAACCTGGAAGATGTCTCAATTGAGGCATCTCGACTCTGCAAGTTTTTATTTGTGTTCTCCTCCAAAGGTAGATGGCAATAAGTACCGGGTTTTGGAAAACCTGCAAAGTGTTTACGGGTTGAGACCTGTTTGTTGCACAAAAGAAATGTTTGAAGGGATTAAAAAGGTGAAAAAATTGGGGATTTGTGGCCGGACTGGTCACTTTTATGATGCGCCCAAATGCCTAGATAATCTCATATATTTACCTGAGCTAGAGGTACTAAAAATCTTACTATACGACGCTTACGGAGTTGATTTCCTTCATAAGCATCCAGTTCCATGTGTGGGTTCTTTCCCACCGAATCTCAAGAAGCTGACACTTCAAGGAACTCATCTATTATGGTCGCAACTGACAATCATTAGCAAGTTGCCCAAACTCGAGGTGCTCCAATTGAAGGCATTACTGTTCTTTGGTGATGAGCTTGGAGAAACTGTCTGGGAAGTGTCAGATATGGGATTTCCTAAATTGAGATTTTTGCTCGTAGAGAATAAGGGTCTTAAGAACTGGAATGCCAGCGATGATTCTTTCCCATGCCTTGAGCGTGTAATTATCAAAAACTGCCGTTTCTTACAAGAGATTCCTAAAGGATTTTCAGATAGCATGACACTGAAGCGAATAGAGTTATGGGGATGTACTCCTTCCCTTGTGAATTTCGCTAAGGAGATCCAAGAAGAGCAAGAGATTTTGGGGAACAACATACTTCAAGTTTATGCCTATGACACAATTTGA
- the LOC101246552 gene encoding TMV resistance protein N-like — MASFSNSQYCSPRKYDVFLSFRGEDTRRTFTSHLYEGLKNRGIFTFQDVKRLDHGDSIPEELVKAIKESQVSLVVFSKNYGASRWSLNELVEIMERKDKNGQTVIPVFYDVDPSHVRNQTESFGEAFSKHESKYKDDVEAMKKVKRWRTALTVVANLKGYDIRDGIESEKIQLIVDYISTKLCKSVYSLSSLQDVVGINAHLEKLKSRLQIEINDVRIIGIWGIGGVGKTTLAKAIFDTLSCQFKAACFLADVKENAKRNQIHSLQNILLSELLRKKYDYVSNKYEGKSIIPSRLCSMKVLIVLDDIDHSDHLEYLAGDLRWFGNGSRVIVTTRNRHLIEKDDAIYEVPTLPDDEAMQLFNQHAFKKEVPDERFKKFSLELVNYAKGLPLALKVWGLLLHKKGLTQWGRTVDQIKNNSISEIVEKLKISYDGLEPEEQKMFLDIACFFRGYEKKEVIQILQSCDFGVEYGLDVLIDKSLVFISKNDTIEMHDLIQDMGRYVVKMQKDSGEQSRLWAAEDFEEVIVNNTGTKAVEAIWLHYIQNLCLSKKAMKKMKKLRVLYIGRFHTHDDTIEYLPNNLRWFECIWYPWKSLPENFEPKRLVHLDLQYSMLHYLWIGTKHFPSLRRINLNFSRSLIRTPDFTGMPNLEYLNLEGCSNLEEVHHSLGCSRKLIELNLSWCVSLKRFPCVNVESLESLNLQHCSSLEKFPEILGRIKPLELDIQMRKNVIGELPSSVSQHQARLTELDLSFLINIVALPSSIGMLKGLVKLHVRYCSKLEILPEEIGDLENLEKLDASYSRLISQPPASIIRLNKLKFLSFEKGNTKVGHKDGVCFVFPQVNEGLCSLEYLNLNYCNLVDGGLPEDIGSLSSLKELYLWGNNFEHLPRSMSQLGALKFLNLSHCKKLKELPGFTGMPNLETLNLIKCMNLEEIHHSLGFLKNLCRLTLTNCIQLKRFPGLCIDSLKYLCLRDCSSLEEFPEIFGSMKLKSDIHMLDSVLRDLNSMYISFPRSLSQDIVSLQQGIISASDSLSLRVFTVVHCGNKIPSWFHHRGTGKTVSVNLPENWYVRDELLGFAVCYSGNLIDTTAHLIPIRDEGMPWMTQKLELSSLPNYDTGCTIHFFLVPLASLWDTSTANGNTPNDYGLITFSFSGGMEEYGFRSLYKDEFEGKY; from the exons ATGGCATCATTTAGTAATTCACAATACTGTTCTCCGCGGAAGTATGATGTCTTTCTAAGTTTCAGAGGTGAAGATACTCGTAGAACATTTACGAGTCACTTGTACGAAGGTTTGAAAAACAGGGGAATATTCACTTTTCAAGACGTGAAAAGGCTAGATCATGGCGATTCGATTCCAGAAGAACTCGTGAAAGCTATCAAAGAGTCTCAAGTTTCCCTCGTAGTTTTCTCGAAGAATTATGGTGCATCGAGGTGGTCCTTGAATGAACTAGTGGAGATCATGGAACGTAAGGATAAAAATGGACAAACTGTTATACCGGTTTTCTATGATGTGGATCCATCACATGTTCGAAACCAAACGGAGAGCTTTGGAGAAGCATTTTCCAAACACGAATCGAAGTATAAAGATGATGTCGAGgcaatgaagaaagtgaaaagaTGGAGGACTGCCTTAACTGTTGTGGCAAATCTAAAAGGATATGATATTCGTGACGG GATTGAATCAGAGAAGATTCAACTGATCGTGGACTACATTTCTACCAAATTATGCAAGAGTGTGTATTCTTTATCTTCTTTGCAAGATGTTGTGGGAATAAATGCTCATTTAGAGAAACTAAAATCCCGGCTTCAGATAGAAATCAACGATGTTCGGATTATAGGGATTTGGGGAATAGGTGGAGTTGGTAAAACAACGCTAGCTAAAGCCATCTTTGATACCTTATCTTGTCAATTTAAAGCTGCTTGTTTTCTTGCAgatgttaaagaaaatgcaaaaaGGAATCAAATACATTCTTTACAAAATATCCTTCTATCTgaacttttaagaaaaaaatatgattacGTTAGTAATAAGTACGAAGGGAAGAGCATAATTCCGAGCAGACTTTGTTCAATGAAGGTTCTAATTGTGCTCGACGACATAGATCATAGTGATCATTTGGAGTATTTAGCAGGTGATCTTCGTTGGTTCGGTAATGGTAGCAGAGTTATTGTAACAACTAGAAATAGACATTTGATAGAGAAGGATGATGCGATATATGAAGTGCCTACATTACCTGATGATGAAGCTATGCAATTGTTCAATCAACATGCTTTCAAAAAAGAAGTTCCAGATGAGCGTTTTAAGAAGTTCTCGTTGGAGTTAGTAAATTATGCTAAAGGTCTTCCGTTAGCCCTCAAGGTGTGGGGTTTGTTGTTGCATAAGAAAGGCCTAACTCAGTGGGGAAGAACTGTAGACCAAATAAAGAATAACTCGATTTCAGAAATTGTCGAAAAACTCAAAATAAGTTATGATGGACTGGAACCCGAAGAGCAAAAGATGTTTCTAGATATAGCATGTTTCTTCCGAGGATATGAGAAAAAAGAAGTCATTCAAATCCTTCAAAGTTGTGATTTTGGTGTTGAATACGGATTGGATGTCCTAATCGACAAATCTCTTGTTTTCATCTCCAAAAATGATACGATTGAAATGCATGACTTGATTCAAGATATGGGTAGATATGTGGTGAAAATGCAAAAAGATTCGGGAGAACAGAGCAGACTATGGGCCGCTGAAGATTTCGAAGAAGTAATAGTCAACAATACA GGGACGAAAGCAGTGGAAGCAATCTGgctacattatattcaaaatctATGCTTAAGCAAAAAAGCcatgaaaaagatgaaaaagctTAGAGTACTATACATCGGTCGTTTTCATACACATGATGATACAATTGAGTACCTGCCCAACAACTTGCGTTGGTTTGAGTGTATTTGGTATCCTTGGAAATCATTGCCAGAaaattttgaacccaaaagACTTGTTCATCTTGATCTCCAGTACAGTATGCTGCATTATTTATGGATTGGCACAAAG CATTTTCCGTCTCTACGAAGGATAAATCTCAACTTCTCTAGAAGCCTGATACGAACACCAGATTTCACGGGGATGCCAAATTTGGAGTATTTAAATCTGGAGGGATGTAGCAATCTCGAAGAGGTTCACCATTCCCTGGGATGTTCCAGGAAACTCATCGAGTTAAATTTGAGTTGGTGTGTAAGCCTTAAGAGGTTTCCATGTGTTAACGTGGAATCTCTTGAATCTCTAAATCTACAACATTGCTCTAGTTTAGAGAAATTTCCTGAAATCCTCGGAAGAATCAAGCCGTTGGAGTTAGatattcaaatgagaaaaaATGTGATAGGAGAACTACCATCATCTGTTTCTCAGCACCAAGCGCGTCTTACAGAACTAGATTTAAGCTTTTTGATCAACATTGTAGCTCTTCCAAGCAGCATTGGCATGTTGAAAGGTTTGGTAAAGCTACATGTGCGGTACTGCTCAAAACTTGAAATCTTGCCAGAAGAGATAGGTGATTTAGAAAACTTGGAGAAGCTTGATGCCAGCTATAGTAGGCTAATCTCGCAGCCTCCGGCTTCCATCATCCGCTTGAACAAGCTTAAATTCTTGAGTTTTGAGAAAGGAAATACAAAAGTAGGCCATAAGGATGGAGTGTGCTTTGTGTTTCCGCAGGTAAATGAAGGGTTATGCTCATTGGAATATCTGAATCTCAATTACTGCAATCTAGTTGATGGAGGACTTCCGGAAGACATCGGATCTTTATCCTCATTAAAAGAGTTGTATCTCTGGGGAAATAATTTTGAGCATTTGCCTCGAAGCATGTCCCAACTTGGCGCTCTTAAATTCTTGAATTTATCACACTGCAAGAAGCTTAAAGAGTTGCCAGGTTTCACGGGGATGCCAAACTTGGAGACTTTGAATCTGATAAAATGTATGAATCTTGAAGAGATTCATCATTCCCTGGGATTTCTCAAAAATCTCTGTAGATTAACATTGACTAACTGTATACAACTTAAGAGGTTTCCAGGTCTGTGCATCGATTCTCTGAAGTATCTGTGTCTACGGGATTGCTCTAGTTTAGAAGAATTTCCAGAAATCTTCGGAAGCATGAAACTGAAGTCGGACATTCACATGCTAGACAGTGTATTGAGGGACCTAAATTCAATGTATATTTCATTTCCACGTTCCTTGTCTCAGGATATCGTTTCGTTGCAGCAAGGCATCATCTCCGCTTCAGATTCCTTGTCACTAAGAGTGTTTACCGTTGTGCATTGTGGGAATAAGATCCCAAGTTGGTTCCACCATCGGGGAACAGGTAAAACTGTATCTGTCAACTTGCCTGAAAATTGGTATGTACGTGATGAGTTGCTGGGATTTGCTGTATGTTACTCTGGCAACCTAATTGACACCACAGCTCACTTGATTCCCATACGTGATGAGGGAATGCCGTGGATGACCCAAAAACTAGAATTATCCTCTCTTCCAAATTATGATACAGGATGTACTATTCATTTTTTCTTGGTACCTCTTGCTAGCTTATGGGATACATCTACCGCAAATGGTAATACACCAAACGACTATGGGCTTATTACGTTTTCTTTCTCCGGAGGAATGGAGGAGTATGGATTTCGTTCGTTGTATAAAGATGAATTCGAGGGAAAATACTGA